In Thermococcus sp., the genomic stretch TACCGGAACTACAAACCACCCCTTATCCCCCTGAGTGTCAGCCTTGCCGCCGGATTGTTCAAGAAAAGGCCAAAAGAAGCCCAAAATGATGAATTTGAGGTTTATCCCCCGTGATTTGCCCCGCCCTTGGCGGGGCCATCTTTCCCCACCCACAAACAAATGAGACTGGCTTTTCAGAGAGAGAGCCTTGAGACTCAACCAGAACCGTTTATCTCAACTCTGAGACTTCATCTTACGCTCCAAACCTTTTATCATACCATAGAGCTTATTCAAGTACTTACTCTTGTATTGCTTCCCCTCTTCATCGTACACTACATCCAGAATCTTCTCGATTACCTTGATCCTTTCTTCATGATCCTCAAACTGATCCTCAGCCCAGTCCATGCTTCCCTTCAATGAAGCGATCTCTCTCCGAAGTTTGGCAATCTCACGCCTGAGATCTTCGAGTTCTTCACGGATTTCCTCATCCCTCACCGCCTATCACCTCCTTGAGCTTTTTCCTGTCAATTTGGACAACCCTACGCTCACTCAAAGCCCCTGCCTCCCTGAGCTTTCTGAGGGCTCTACTCACTGTACTCGGACTTACATTGAGAATCCCAGCGATTTTGCGGGCGGAGAATCCCTTTCGGTACAGTTCAACCACGGTAACCAGCTTTCCCTCGTCCAACACGGGTGGCCTTCCCAAGCGCTTGCCCTTCTCCCTCGCACGCCTCAAGCCCTCCTGTGTCCTCTTCCGGATGAACTCACGCTCGAGATCAGCAAAAAGAGCCAGCAGAGTCGTCATTATCTTGAACTGCATGGCGTCAGCGGTACTATCCAATCCTTCCTTGACGGCAACAACACGGACTCCTTTCTCCGTCAGTTCATTGAGGGTCAGTATGACATCACCGAGCGAACGTCCCAACCGGGTCAGCTCGGAAACCACAAGAATATCCCCTTCTCCTGCCATTTCCAGTATTTTTGAGAAGCCTGGTCGTTTTTTGGCAGGTATACCACCAGAAACACCCTCATCTTTGATAATCTCAAAATTGTCAATCCCCTTCGCAGAAAGCCAGCTCTTTACACTCTCCATCTGACTGTCTATGTCCTGTTCGTCTGTACTCACACGGAGGTAGATGTACACCGTCACGTGCTCCACCCAAATGTGTATCATAAACACCGATATAAAACTTTTATACTATATGTCAAAAACCTTCAAAAAGGTAGATTTGATATTTCAGAAATCTACATATAGATATTTATGAAACATAAGCTCAGAATCGAGCCAATTTGACCCAACTGGACAACAAAGCCCCCCACTGCATTTGCAGGTAGAGCAAGCTATCGTACAGTGAAAGACACACAAAGAGATGAACAAGGAAGCTTGCATTATACTGCTGTTTTGATTATTTCACACTTTCCGATACGTTTCATGCTTTTGATGCTTCATATTTGTTCATTGCTTGCTCTTCAAGATAATCATGGTACTTCTCAATTTCTTCTGCAAGTTTTTTGTGAGATATTCTGAACTGCTTCTTTGTACCTGTGAGGGTATGCAATACAGTTGCTGTATCTTTATCAATAAAGTCATCTTCTGCGAGTTTGTTGAGTAATTTCGCAAGATGCACTGAGTACTCAAGCTTTTTCTTCTTCTTTTTTGACGTTATGCTGAATCCTCTTTTTGTCTTCTTCACTCTATAATAGTCATTCTCAGCTGTGAACTCAGTAATAACGTATCCTCTTTTGTTCATAAGAACCACCAAAAACACTCCATAAGCAAGCAAAAAAACATTTTCGATTACATAAAGGAAGAAAAAGCTTCAAGAGTTTGAATGATATCCCCTCAACAATTGTATCATCCCGCATACATCCTTGATGTATAGAAGCTCCCGCAACTCTTTTATCCACCAAGATAGAAATCCCCCAACAGGTTGGTAGAAATGGAAGGGAAGATAAAACCAGGCTATATTCTCAAGAGCACGAAATGGAAGGAGCCTTTTCTCGTCGAGATCGTGAACGAAAGTGGAGATACCACCATGGTGGGAGGCCACTACCTGAACTCCCGCAAAGCCGACCTCTACATACTGACGAAAGCCGACCTTGTGGAGATTGAAATCATCACAAAACCCCTCGACTTCAAAGGAGACCCAGAAGCAGTTGCCCTCGCAATCGAGGGAGAGCGGTACCACTTTGCTTCGCTCTATGACCCAATACTTGCGGTCAGCGTCTCGAAAATAGCACCCCTCCCATTCCAGATCGACGCGGTCTACAATCACATCCTCCGGAACCCCGAGATACGCTTCCTCCTCGCGGACGATCCCGGTGCAGGAAAGACCATTATGGCGGGCCTCGTGATAAAAGAGCTCAAACTCAGAGGCCTCGCAGAGAGAATCCTCATAGTCGTTCCCGGCCATCTCGTACCCCAGTGGAAGAGGGAAATGAAAGAGAAGTTCCAGGAAGAGTTCACTATCGTCAACAGGGAGATTTTCCGGACGACAACCGACGTTTGGAGACGTGAAAAGCAGGTAATCGCCTCAATAGACTTCCTCAAGCAGGAAGACATCCTGAAGAGTCTTGAGAACGTGGATTGGGACCTCGTGATAGTGGACGAAGCCCACAAGATGGCCGCATACCGCTTCGGGAAGAAGATTTACCGCACAAAGAGGTACAAAGTAGGTGAAGTGCTCTCAAGGAACTCCACCCACATGCTCTTCCTCACGGCCACACCACACAAAGGAGACCCTGAAAACTTCCGCCTTCTCCTTGACCTCCTTGTCCCGGGCCTTTTCAGCGACAAAGAGATACTCCTTGAGGCAATAAGGAGAAACGAGAACCCCATATTCCTCAGACGCATGAAAGAAGACCTCGTGGACTTCGAAGGGAAGAAGATATTCAAGCCCCGGTACTCTCACACGGTGAACTTCAACCTCACGGACAAGGAGATCAGGCTCTACAACGACCTCTCCCGCTACATCCACTACCAGTATACCGTTCTCGAAGGGAGCAGGCGGAGCATAGTCTTCCCGCTCGTGATACTCCAGAGGAGGTTCGCATCGAGCACGTACGCACTTCTCCAGTCCCTCAGGCGTAGAAAAGCACGCCTCAAGGAGTACCTTGAGAGTGGGGAGCTTGAGACCAAGGGTGTTCAACTCGACTTTGAGGATCTCCTTGAGCTTGAAGACGAGGAAGAGAGGGAAAGGTGGAAGGCCGAGCTGAGGCTCGAAGGCCTTCCCATAGTGAGGAAGAGGAAGCTCATAGAGGCCGAGATAAGAACCCTTGACGAGCTCATAAGGATGAGCGAGGAGCTGATAGCATCGGAGGAAGAGACGAAGCTCAAGACGCTCAGAGAGACGCTGGACTTCATAGCGCGAGAGCACGGCGAGAAGGAGAAGATCCTCATCTTCACGGAGTTCAAGGACACCCTCGAGTACCTCGTGAACAAGCTCCAGGAGTGGGGCTACACTGTTACCTTCATTCACGGCGAGATGGACATGGATACAAGGCTCCAGCGTGAAAAGGACTTCAGGGAGTGGGCTCAGGTCATGGTGGCAACCGAGGCGGCCGGAGAGGGCATAAACCTCCAGTTCTGCCACCTGCTCATAAACTACGACATCCCATGGAACCCCAACAGGCTCGAACAGAGAATAGGAAGGGTACACCGCTACGGCCAGAAGTACCCGGTTCACATCTTCAACTTCGTGGCCAGAAACACGAGGGAAGGAATGGTACTCGAGAGACTCCTCCACAAGATAGAGGAGATAAGGAAAGCTCTCGGGGATAAGGTCTTCGACGTCATCGGAGAACTCCTCGATGGTGAGAACCTGTACACCCTCCTCTCAGAGGTCGCCGTCATGCTCAGAGATCCAGACAGCGTCCTGAGGGAGGAAGAGCCAAAGCTCCAGCCCGAGGAAATCAAAAAGAAGGCGGAAGAGCTCCTCGGGGAAAGCCTTGCGACGAAGCACATAGACCTGAGCAGGATAATGCAACTCCTCGAAAAGGCCGAAGAAAACCGGTTATCTCCGGAGTACCTCGAACTCTTCTTCCTCAAAGCCATGAAGCGCCTCAACGCCCGGATACGTGAGAAGGAGCCACACGTTTACTCAGTTGAAAGAACCCCCAGAGTCCTGAGGGAGATAGCGGAGAGGAAGCAGTACGGCACGGTGGAGCGTTCATACAAGGCCATAACCTTTGACAAGGGAATCTCTGAGAAGAGGGACGACGTGGAGTTCGTCTCGTTCGGGCATCCTCTCTTCGAAGCCCTCCGCGAGTGGGTACAGGAGGAGTACCTCAAAGAGCTCCAGCGCGGAGCGGTCTTCTACGACCCCAAGAACAGACTGCACGGTACCATCTGGTTCTTCGAGGGTGAAGTTCAGGACGGCTTCAATAAAACAGCCGGAAAGACGCTCGTTGCAGTCTATGACGATGGTGAGAGCCTTGAGGTTATAGACCCGAAGATAATCTGGGACCTCGAACCGGCCAAAGATTCTCCAGAGGTGGAGGTTGAGTTCAGCAGGAGAGAGAACGCGATGATCTACGCCATGAAGGCCCTCGAAGAGTACAGAGACCAGCTTCTCAAGGAGAGGAAGAGGCAGGCGGAGATAAAGGAAAAGTACGGAGTGAAGTCCCTCAAGAAGCTGATAGACGACCTCGACTACAAGCTGGCCGAGTACGAACTCCTCCCGCCCAAGGAGAAGAAGAGGTACGCACTCACCATAAGGAACCTTGAGGAGAGACTGAACCGTTACCGGAAGGCACTGGAGGAACTGCCGGAAAGGATTGCCAGGGAGACGAGCCTCATGGTGAGACCTCCCGTCTTCATCGGGGCCATCTACGTGCTCCCGAGGGGAGAAATGGGAGAGGATCCGGCGATAGAGGAGATAGGGATGCAGGTTGCCATGGAGTACGAGAGAAGACATGGAAGGGAACCGAGGGACGTCTCGAAGGAGAACCTCGGGTACGACATCTACTCCGAGGGCAACGGCGAGAAAAGGCACATAGAAGTAAAAGCAAGGGCACACATTGGAGACGTTGAGCTCACCTGGAACGAGTACGTTACTGCAAAGAGGCTCCGCGACAGGTACTGGCTCTACGTTGTGGCATATGCTGCCGAGAGACCGACCCTTTACATCATCCGCGACCCTGCCCACACGCTCAAGGTCGTGGAGAAGTACGAGATAAGGTTCAAAGTCCCGGTTGAAGAGTGGAGGAAGAAGGGTAAGAAGGTTGAAGCCTGAGGAGGCGGTAGAATGGGAATGGAGGCCGTTGTTTTATCGTTCTTGGTCTTGATTTTGATCGCCATGGTCTTGGTCTTGTGGTTGAAGAACCAGGAACTCATCAAGCGTACCACTGAACTCGAAACCAAACTGAAACTCTCGGAAGAAACCCTGAGGAAGGAGTATGAGGTAAAACTCCAGGAGTGGAAGCAGAGAGCAGAAAAAGAAATCAGGAAGGATGCAATATACCGCTCCTCATCGACAATCCTGGGGCGCGTTGGAGAGCAACTTGCTCCACTGCTGATGTTTTCCAACTACGGCATAAATCCGAAGGACGTACGGTTTATTGGAACCCCCATAGACTTTATAGCATTCAAGGGGCTTGAAGAGGGGAACCCGGAGGAGATCGTTTTTATCGAAGTGAAGAGTGGGAAAACCAAAACACTCACCAAACGAGAGAGGCAGATCAAAGAACTGGTTGAAAGCAAAAAGGTACGGTGGATAACGTTCCACACTCAAAGCGAGATTCAAAAGCTTGAGAGTACTGTTCCAGATGAAACAGATCAGGAGGAGAATGAAAATGAGTGACAAACGCTTTATCGAGGTAGCCTTCCCGGTCAAGGCCGTGAGCGAAGAGTCCGCAAGGGAGAAGAACATAAGGCACGGCCACATCTCAACGCTCCATATCTGGTGGGCGAGACGCCCACTGGCTTCTTCCCGCGCAACCAACTACGCCGCACTCATACCCGCTCCAAAGGACGAGGAAGAGCTCGAGCGGAAGAAGAGGTTCATAGCAAAGCTCTCGAAGTGGGAAAGCTCTCTCGACGAGGAGATCATAAGAAGAGCCCGCGAGGACATCATGGAGTACTTCAGACAGATACGCGATGACCCAAACCAGGAGAGGCCAAGAGTACTTGATCCCTTTGCTGGGGGAGGCTCGATACCGCTTGAGGCACTGCGCCTCGGCCTTGAGACGTACGCGGTTGACTACAACCCTGTTGCAGTTCTCATCCTCAAGGCAGTCCTTGAGTACCCCCAGAAGTACGGGAAAAAGAAGAAGGGAGCGCTCGACGAGTGGATAGCTGGAGAGAAGAGTGAAGGGAAGGACTACGACCTCGTGAGGGACGTGAAGAAGTGGGGCGAGTGGGTTCTCCAGGAGGCAAAGAAGGAGCTTGAACGCTTCTACCCGGTGGATGAAGACGGCTACATCCCGGTCGGCTACATCTGGGCGAGAACGATAACGTGCCAGAACCCGGCCTGCGGGGCGGAGATACCACTGATGAGGCAGTTCTGGCTGGCGAAGAAGAACAACAAGAAGGTGGCCCTCTATCCCTACGTCGAGGGCAAGGAAGTCAAGTTCAAGATAGTTGGCGACGGCTACGAGCCGATGCCAAGCGATTTTGACCCCTCGAAGGGAACGGTAAAGGGAGCAAAGGCCACCTGTCCAGTCTGCGGCATGACCCACGACGCGAACACCACGAGAAAGCTCTTCCGCGAGGGCAAGGCCGGGCAGAGGATTGTGGCCGTTGTCCTGTACCACCCGGAGAAGAGAGGCAAAATCTACCGCCTTCCAACTGAAAAAGACATCAGGGCCTACGAGGAGGCAAAGCGCTATCTGGAGGAGAAGAGAGCAAAGCTGATGGAGGAGTGGGGGATTGACCCCGTACCGGACGAAGAAATCCTGAAGAAGTGCCATGAAGTGGACAGAATGCCTATGTATGGAATGCCAAAATGGGGGGATATCTTCAACGACAGGCAGAAGCTCGCTCTGATAATCTTCGCCGAGAAGGTGAGGAAGGCGTACGAGAGGATGCTCAAGGAAGGCTATGACGAGGAGTACGCGAAGGCCGTGGTGACTTATCTGGCAATAGCATTCGACAAGTTCTTGGCCCGTTCAACAACACTTTCTCGGTGGCACGTTACTCGTGAAACTATCGAGTATCCCCTTGGAAAGAACTCTCTCCCAATGCTCTGGGATTATATCGAACTCCAGGCGTTCTCTGAGGCGAGTGGAGGGTGGAACACGGGGCTTGAATACGTTGTGAACGTTATTGCCCATTGCTCCCAGTCATCAGAGTTCCCCTCAAAAGTGCTCCAGGGATCAGCAACCTCATTATCCTTCCCGGCCAACTACTTCGATGCTATCTTCACTGACCCACCATACTATGACAATGTAAATTATTCAGTACTGTCTGATTTCTTCTATGTCTGGCTCAAGCGTACAGTTGGAGACCTCTACCCGGAGCTTTTCATTACACCCCTCACTCCAAAGACCAAAGAGCTTGTTGCTGATCCAAACAGATTTG encodes the following:
- a CDS encoding Holliday junction resolvase-like protein encodes the protein MGMEAVVLSFLVLILIAMVLVLWLKNQELIKRTTELETKLKLSEETLRKEYEVKLQEWKQRAEKEIRKDAIYRSSSTILGRVGEQLAPLLMFSNYGINPKDVRFIGTPIDFIAFKGLEEGNPEEIVFIEVKSGKTKTLTKRERQIKELVESKKVRWITFHTQSEIQKLESTVPDETDQEENENE
- a CDS encoding DUF1156 domain-containing protein is translated as MSDKRFIEVAFPVKAVSEESAREKNIRHGHISTLHIWWARRPLASSRATNYAALIPAPKDEEELERKKRFIAKLSKWESSLDEEIIRRAREDIMEYFRQIRDDPNQERPRVLDPFAGGGSIPLEALRLGLETYAVDYNPVAVLILKAVLEYPQKYGKKKKGALDEWIAGEKSEGKDYDLVRDVKKWGEWVLQEAKKELERFYPVDEDGYIPVGYIWARTITCQNPACGAEIPLMRQFWLAKKNNKKVALYPYVEGKEVKFKIVGDGYEPMPSDFDPSKGTVKGAKATCPVCGMTHDANTTRKLFREGKAGQRIVAVVLYHPEKRGKIYRLPTEKDIRAYEEAKRYLEEKRAKLMEEWGIDPVPDEEILKKCHEVDRMPMYGMPKWGDIFNDRQKLALIIFAEKVRKAYERMLKEGYDEEYAKAVVTYLAIAFDKFLARSTTLSRWHVTRETIEYPLGKNSLPMLWDYIELQAFSEASGGWNTGLEYVVNVIAHCSQSSEFPSKVLQGSATSLSFPANYFDAIFTDPPYYDNVNYSVLSDFFYVWLKRTVGDLYPELFITPLTPKTKELVADPNRFGGKDGSKRYFEENMKQALKEIHRVLKPGGILVLVYAHKTTEGWETLINSLLDSGLVPTASWPIHTEMANRLIAKESAALASSIYIVARKVEKQGVGWFDEVKRELRETLEKKLDQLWREGISGADFFISAIGSAIEVFGKYEKVLDYEGNEIRGDRLLQLVRDIVSDYAIRQVLREDISAELSPLAKFYVLWRWTYGEAKVAFDEARKLATSVGLDLEREWNKGFIVKEKEFIRVLGPQDRKLKEIKGRDLIDVLHAALLLWQANRKREMIGLLAETGWGEKDVFYKVAQVISEVLPKDSKEKKLLDGFLAGREHIRRAIEKGDYSVFNGEDESGKQETIERFIKG
- a CDS encoding recombinase family protein — encoded protein: MEHVTVYIYLRVSTDEQDIDSQMESVKSWLSAKGIDNFEIIKDEGVSGGIPAKKRPGFSKILEMAGEGDILVVSELTRLGRSLGDVILTLNELTEKGVRVVAVKEGLDSTADAMQFKIMTTLLALFADLEREFIRKRTQEGLRRAREKGKRLGRPPVLDEGKLVTVVELYRKGFSARKIAGILNVSPSTVSRALRKLREAGALSERRVVQIDRKKLKEVIGGEG
- a CDS encoding helicase-related protein, giving the protein MEGKIKPGYILKSTKWKEPFLVEIVNESGDTTMVGGHYLNSRKADLYILTKADLVEIEIITKPLDFKGDPEAVALAIEGERYHFASLYDPILAVSVSKIAPLPFQIDAVYNHILRNPEIRFLLADDPGAGKTIMAGLVIKELKLRGLAERILIVVPGHLVPQWKREMKEKFQEEFTIVNREIFRTTTDVWRREKQVIASIDFLKQEDILKSLENVDWDLVIVDEAHKMAAYRFGKKIYRTKRYKVGEVLSRNSTHMLFLTATPHKGDPENFRLLLDLLVPGLFSDKEILLEAIRRNENPIFLRRMKEDLVDFEGKKIFKPRYSHTVNFNLTDKEIRLYNDLSRYIHYQYTVLEGSRRSIVFPLVILQRRFASSTYALLQSLRRRKARLKEYLESGELETKGVQLDFEDLLELEDEEERERWKAELRLEGLPIVRKRKLIEAEIRTLDELIRMSEELIASEEETKLKTLRETLDFIAREHGEKEKILIFTEFKDTLEYLVNKLQEWGYTVTFIHGEMDMDTRLQREKDFREWAQVMVATEAAGEGINLQFCHLLINYDIPWNPNRLEQRIGRVHRYGQKYPVHIFNFVARNTREGMVLERLLHKIEEIRKALGDKVFDVIGELLDGENLYTLLSEVAVMLRDPDSVLREEEPKLQPEEIKKKAEELLGESLATKHIDLSRIMQLLEKAEENRLSPEYLELFFLKAMKRLNARIREKEPHVYSVERTPRVLREIAERKQYGTVERSYKAITFDKGISEKRDDVEFVSFGHPLFEALREWVQEEYLKELQRGAVFYDPKNRLHGTIWFFEGEVQDGFNKTAGKTLVAVYDDGESLEVIDPKIIWDLEPAKDSPEVEVEFSRRENAMIYAMKALEEYRDQLLKERKRQAEIKEKYGVKSLKKLIDDLDYKLAEYELLPPKEKKRYALTIRNLEERLNRYRKALEELPERIARETSLMVRPPVFIGAIYVLPRGEMGEDPAIEEIGMQVAMEYERRHGREPRDVSKENLGYDIYSEGNGEKRHIEVKARAHIGDVELTWNEYVTAKRLRDRYWLYVVAYAAERPTLYIIRDPAHTLKVVEKYEIRFKVPVEEWRKKGKKVEA